From Achromobacter spanius, a single genomic window includes:
- a CDS encoding ABC transporter permease subunit: MFPDFRHPKAYVSLILLITMFLVPVVMGTPFWTNLFVLLFVFSALSVAWNIVGGYAGQLSLGHAVFYGIGGYTATLLTQNFGISPWIGMFAGAAISAAVAILISYPTLRLRGPFFALATIAILEVVRLLVIHEESWTGGSSGISLPLNIGWAWIVFREKINYVIIAFGLFVLVTWVSWYIRKSRIGHYLIAIREREDAALAVGIHTVRVKIIAAVVSAVLTSIIGTFHITYLTFVDPSSAFSLELSIQVAMFALIGGLGTVSGPIAGTFLVLPIAELARGWLSSVGNGMHGLIYGLILVAVVLTIPRGLAGAFGPFIERMLARLPYLGTPPAKRKLADEIRIRNATRSEQPVLKAEGLFKSFGGLRATNDVSLTLNQHEILGMIGPNGAGKTTVFNLLSGFLSPDKGDITMRDEQGNWVTCKTPDAFAHKGLGRTFQIAKPFTGLTVLENIMLGAFIHTSDRDEAEQIALKVAEQTDLVKYLNTEARSLTVGGMKRLEVARALAIKPRILLLDEVMAGLNPTDIEKSIQMIRRIRDSGVSVLLIEHMMQATMALSDRIIVLNEGGVLVSGAPKDVVENPAVIEAYLGKEYQDA, encoded by the coding sequence GTGTTTCCCGACTTTCGACACCCCAAAGCCTACGTCAGCCTCATCCTGCTGATCACGATGTTCCTCGTGCCCGTCGTCATGGGCACGCCCTTCTGGACCAACCTTTTCGTTCTGCTGTTCGTGTTTTCCGCGCTGTCCGTCGCGTGGAACATCGTGGGCGGCTATGCCGGCCAGTTGTCCCTCGGCCACGCGGTGTTCTATGGCATCGGCGGCTACACGGCCACGCTGCTGACGCAGAACTTCGGCATCTCGCCGTGGATCGGCATGTTCGCCGGCGCGGCCATTTCCGCGGCCGTCGCCATCCTGATCAGCTATCCCACGTTGCGCCTGCGCGGGCCCTTCTTTGCGCTGGCAACCATTGCCATTTTGGAAGTGGTGCGCCTCCTGGTCATCCACGAGGAAAGCTGGACCGGCGGTTCAAGCGGCATCAGCCTGCCCTTGAACATCGGCTGGGCGTGGATCGTGTTCCGCGAGAAGATCAACTACGTCATCATCGCGTTCGGTTTGTTCGTGCTGGTGACGTGGGTATCGTGGTACATCCGCAAGTCGCGCATCGGGCACTACCTGATCGCGATCCGAGAACGCGAGGACGCCGCGCTGGCTGTGGGCATCCACACCGTGCGCGTGAAGATCATCGCCGCCGTGGTCTCCGCCGTGCTGACCAGCATCATCGGCACGTTCCACATCACCTACCTGACCTTCGTCGATCCCAGCTCCGCGTTTTCGCTGGAACTGTCCATCCAGGTTGCCATGTTTGCGTTGATCGGCGGGCTGGGCACGGTATCGGGTCCGATCGCGGGCACCTTCCTGGTGCTGCCGATCGCGGAACTGGCGCGCGGCTGGCTCAGCAGCGTGGGCAACGGCATGCACGGGCTGATCTACGGCCTGATCCTGGTCGCGGTGGTGCTGACGATCCCGCGTGGTCTGGCAGGTGCTTTCGGGCCCTTCATCGAGCGCATGCTGGCGCGCCTGCCCTATCTGGGCACGCCGCCGGCCAAGCGCAAGCTGGCCGACGAGATCCGCATCCGCAACGCCACCCGCAGCGAGCAGCCCGTCCTGAAGGCCGAGGGTCTGTTCAAGAGCTTCGGCGGCCTGCGCGCCACCAACGACGTATCGCTGACGCTCAACCAGCACGAGATCCTGGGCATGATCGGGCCGAACGGCGCCGGCAAGACCACCGTGTTCAACCTGCTGTCGGGCTTTCTGTCGCCGGACAAGGGCGACATCACGATGCGCGACGAGCAAGGCAACTGGGTAACCTGCAAGACGCCCGACGCCTTTGCCCACAAGGGCCTGGGCCGCACGTTCCAGATCGCCAAGCCGTTCACGGGGCTGACGGTGCTGGAAAACATCATGCTGGGCGCGTTCATCCACACGTCGGACCGCGATGAAGCCGAGCAGATCGCGCTGAAGGTGGCCGAGCAGACCGACCTGGTGAAGTATCTGAATACCGAGGCGCGGAGCCTGACCGTGGGCGGCATGAAGCGGCTGGAAGTGGCGCGTGCACTGGCGATCAAGCCGCGCATCCTGCTGCTGGACGAAGTGATGGCCGGCCTGAATCCCACGGACATCGAGAAATCCATCCAGATGATCCGGCGCATCCGCGATTCCGGTGTATCGGTGCTGCTGATCGAACACATGATGCAGGCCACGATGGCGCTGTCCGACCGCATCATCGTCCTGAACGAAGGCGGCGTGCTGGTCAGCGGCGCCCCGAAGGACGTGGTCGAGAACCCGGCCGTCATCGAAGCCTATCTGGGCAAGGAGTATCAGGATGCTTAA
- a CDS encoding branched-chain amino acid ABC transporter permease encodes MELFIQLVINGLLLGGAYTIISLGLTLIFGVVRVVNFAHGEFLMIGMYMVYLIAAQFGVHPYAGLIPVAVILFALGALTQKGIIQPLLHADQHIQIFATVGVSTILLNLALVIFGANVYRAPVELGTNAIEVGPFSMVTGQLVTFVIGLTLAVLLHLFMHRTYLGRALRAVAQHRYAATLMGVNVNNVYAIAFGLGTAFVGIAAGLLAPQYPVFPTVGTYFVLTAFVIVVLGGLGSLYGAVAGSMIIGIVDTLAGFYIAPDLKEVVYFGIFLLILVLKPNGLFGVGTE; translated from the coding sequence ATGGAATTATTCATTCAACTGGTCATCAACGGCCTGTTGCTGGGCGGCGCATACACAATCATCAGCCTGGGCCTGACGCTCATCTTCGGCGTCGTGCGCGTCGTGAACTTCGCGCACGGCGAGTTCCTGATGATCGGCATGTACATGGTCTATCTGATCGCGGCGCAGTTCGGCGTCCACCCCTACGCGGGTCTGATTCCGGTCGCCGTCATTCTGTTCGCGCTGGGTGCGCTGACGCAGAAGGGCATCATCCAGCCGCTGCTTCATGCTGATCAACACATCCAGATCTTCGCCACGGTGGGCGTGTCCACCATCCTCTTGAACCTGGCGCTGGTGATCTTTGGCGCCAACGTCTATCGCGCGCCGGTCGAACTGGGCACCAACGCGATCGAAGTCGGTCCGTTCTCGATGGTCACCGGCCAGCTCGTCACGTTTGTCATCGGCCTGACGCTGGCCGTGCTGCTGCACCTGTTCATGCACCGCACCTATCTGGGCCGCGCGTTGCGGGCCGTGGCGCAGCACCGCTACGCCGCCACGCTGATGGGCGTGAACGTCAACAACGTCTACGCCATTGCCTTCGGGCTGGGCACGGCGTTCGTCGGCATCGCCGCGGGGTTGCTGGCGCCGCAGTACCCGGTGTTCCCGACGGTGGGCACCTACTTCGTGCTGACCGCGTTCGTGATCGTGGTGCTGGGCGGCCTGGGCAGCCTGTACGGCGCCGTCGCCGGCTCCATGATCATCGGCATCGTCGACACGCTGGCGGGCTTTTACATCGCGCCCGACCTGAAGGAGGTCGTCTATTTCGGGATCTTCCTCTTGATCCTTGTCCTGAAGCCGAACGGTCTGTTCGGTGTCGGTACAGAGTGA